One genomic window of Panicum hallii strain FIL2 chromosome 6, PHallii_v3.1, whole genome shotgun sequence includes the following:
- the LOC112898618 gene encoding transcription factor HEC2-like, translating to MDNITHNSSSSSSWDLDMSLGSHHHPLLFDSHPNPAPPPPPPLPFHLSTSHHHHHHHPPPPPPHHHHHHHPGLDPSPSSSLFPPHHRLHHLGLDIDPSPHHRHHEYGGGAHEQQEPGHHEQEEMRQEAGVAQEEHGGGGGGAEDVEEELGAMKEMMYRIAAMQPVDIDPATIKKPRRRNVRISEDPQSVAARHRRERISERIRILQRLVPGGTKMDTASMLDEAIRYIKFLKRQVQELQHQPPQQYPAAAAGVAAAGAGPSTSVVVGPPGRPGFLPLGPGPLIDWAGLVRPVDIHGPTSSSSSSSMGGAHAALGFGFSSAGQSSHGMH from the coding sequence ATGGACAACATCACTCAcaactccagcagcagcagctcatgGGATTTGGACATGAGCCTCGgcagccaccaccaccccctcctctTCGACAGCCACCCCAACccggcgcctccgccgccgccgccattacCGTTCCATCTCTCCACCTcccatcaccaccaccaccaccaccctcctccgcctcctccgcaccaccaccaccaccatcatcCCGGCCTAGATCCTTCCCCGTCTTCCTCCCTCTTCCCGCCGCACCACCGGCTCCACCACCTCGGCCTCGACATCGACCCCTCCCCCCACCACCGGCACCACGagtacggcggcggcgcccacgAGCAGCAGGAGCCCGGCCACCACGAGCAGGAGGAGATGAGGCAGGAGGCGGGCGTGGCCCAGgaggagcacggcggcggcggcggcggcgccgaggacgtggaggaggagctcggCGCCATGAAGGAGATGATGTACCGGATCGCCGCCATGCAGCCGGTGGACATCGACCCGGCCACCATCAAGAAgccgcggcggcgcaacgtCCGCATCAGCGAGGACCCCCAGAGCGTGGCGGCCCGGCACCGGCGCGAGCGGATCAGCGAGCGCATCCGCATCCTGCAGCGCCTCGTCCCGGGGGGCACCAAGATGGACACCGCGTCCATGCTCGACGAGGCCATCCGCTACATCAAGTTCCTCAAGCGCCAGGTGCAGGAGCTCCAGCACCAGCCGCCGCAGCAATAcccggccgctgccgccggcgtagCAGCAGCCGGAGCCGGACCCAGCACCTCGGTCGTGGTGGGCCCGCCAGGGCGACCCGGTTTCCTCCCGTTGGGTCCCGGGCCGCTCATTGACTGGGCCGGGCTGGTGAGGCCCGTGGATATCCACGGGCCCacatcgtcgtcgtcctcgtcgtcgATGGGCGGCGCACACGCGGCCCTGGGCTTCGGGTTCAGCAGCGCCGGCCAGAGCAGCCATGGAATGCACTGA